A single region of the Chryseobacterium sp. 6424 genome encodes:
- a CDS encoding polysaccharide biosynthesis/export family protein yields MMKNPAKLLYIILPFLLTSCISTKDVRYMQPNETLVIDEEGLIPYNIPVYRVTKNDILTLNIVTTPKGDAAQFYSSLNAPAAAAVGTASGNVQGGNQGGNATFYFNGLKVDSKGDINIMGIGYVKAEGRTLEDITQEIQGRVNENFLEGKSEVRLNTDGITYYILGDVETIENSGEKKAHKNTLTLTEALALNGGLNRTVDRTNIRIHRKLPEGIKIARLDLTREDSMNSPYYWIQNGDEIFLSTRSKNLNGLGKDPIQTLTTGVSVLTTALSIYLILTRL; encoded by the coding sequence ATGATGAAAAACCCTGCCAAGCTGCTGTATATTATACTCCCATTCCTACTCACTTCCTGTATCTCTACCAAAGATGTGCGGTACATGCAGCCCAACGAAACGCTGGTGATTGATGAAGAAGGGTTGATCCCCTATAACATCCCCGTGTACAGGGTAACCAAAAATGACATCCTTACCCTGAATATCGTAACAACGCCCAAAGGTGATGCCGCACAGTTTTATTCTTCACTTAATGCGCCTGCGGCGGCGGCAGTAGGTACTGCCAGTGGTAACGTGCAGGGCGGAAACCAGGGTGGTAACGCAACTTTTTATTTTAACGGGCTGAAAGTGGACTCCAAAGGTGACATCAACATCATGGGAATTGGCTACGTAAAGGCTGAGGGAAGGACGCTGGAAGATATTACCCAGGAAATACAAGGCCGGGTAAATGAGAATTTTCTGGAAGGAAAATCAGAAGTCCGCCTCAATACCGATGGCATTACGTATTATATTTTGGGAGATGTAGAGACCATTGAAAACAGTGGCGAGAAAAAAGCCCATAAAAATACACTCACACTCACCGAAGCATTGGCCTTGAATGGCGGTTTGAACAGGACTGTAGACCGTACCAACATCCGCATCCACCGCAAGCTGCCCGAAGGAATAAAAATCGCGAGGCTGGATCTTACCCGCGAAGACTCCATGAACTCTCCGTATTATTGGATACAGAACGGCGACGAAATCTTCCTGAGTACCCGCTCGAAAAACCTGAACGGCCTTGGTAAAGACCCTATACAAACGCTTACTACCGGCGTCTCTGTACTTACCACCGCACTTTCAATCTATTTAATCTTAACGCGACTTTAA
- a CDS encoding arginase family protein — protein sequence MHLEDVLVPPAKITTEKWQLGSLVHSEIKEGGLVLIFCTDYRGAAISAAINADFTGVRQELYQLSKLDFTLPICDLGDLISGKTIQDTHYILEEIVTTCLQKNALPIIIGGSNELAYPLYSALNAYRKNLQYTQVSNIVSLGDQGGDVDELNFLSRIFSSKHFTLKNYHHLAYQKHLNETNSVKLMKEVDFEVKRLADMMNTTEHTEPYFRRADLVTVNCDAVESFSEPFSVHPQVNGLNRREICAYMKEAGLSDRLLATGIFNYHPTQKNQLNQQLLAQMIWYLVEGINIQRSHPKERKYETFWVLVEDEQYAFQRDTFTGLWYFGADENPEKLMPCAPQDYEAAKRGRLNARFFKT from the coding sequence ATGCATCTGGAAGACGTTTTGGTTCCCCCGGCAAAAATCACCACCGAAAAATGGCAGCTTGGCAGTTTGGTTCATTCTGAAATTAAAGAAGGTGGCCTCGTACTTATTTTTTGTACAGATTACCGTGGCGCGGCGATTTCAGCAGCCATCAATGCAGATTTTACAGGTGTTCGGCAAGAGCTGTATCAATTATCAAAACTCGATTTTACTTTGCCGATTTGCGATTTAGGAGATCTGATTTCAGGGAAAACCATTCAGGACACGCATTATATTCTGGAAGAAATCGTAACCACGTGTCTTCAAAAGAACGCGCTGCCCATCATCATCGGTGGCAGTAACGAGCTGGCCTATCCGCTATATTCCGCGCTGAATGCCTACCGGAAAAACCTGCAATATACCCAGGTTTCAAATATCGTATCGCTGGGCGATCAGGGTGGGGATGTCGATGAGCTCAACTTTCTTTCAAGAATCTTCAGTTCCAAACATTTCACGTTAAAAAATTACCATCATCTGGCATATCAAAAACACTTAAACGAAACGAATTCAGTAAAGCTGATGAAAGAAGTAGACTTTGAAGTGAAAAGATTGGCTGATATGATGAATACTACCGAACATACGGAGCCTTACTTCCGCCGAGCCGATTTGGTGACGGTTAATTGTGACGCGGTAGAAAGTTTCAGTGAGCCATTTTCAGTACATCCGCAGGTTAATGGGCTCAACCGCCGCGAAATCTGCGCTTACATGAAAGAAGCTGGCCTTAGCGACCGGCTGCTGGCTACAGGCATTTTTAATTATCATCCGACACAGAAAAACCAGCTCAATCAGCAGCTTCTGGCGCAAATGATTTGGTATTTAGTGGAAGGAATCAATATCCAGCGGTCGCACCCGAAAGAAAGAAAGTATGAAACCTTTTGGGTGTTGGTGGAAGATGAGCAATATGCATTTCAGCGCGATACTTTTACCGGTTTGTGGTATTTCGGCGCTGATGAAAATCCTGAGAAGTTGATGCCGTGTGCGCCACAGGATTATGAAGCAGCGAAAAGAGGCAGGCTGAACGCGCGTTTCTTTAAAACATAA
- a CDS encoding T9SS type A sorting domain-containing protein, with translation MTKIHLLAFCLLANLAYTQKLNYTKAPNSYIYDVEQATINNYSGLYIPVKKAYDMWAQYEYLKTSGASTPIPPGQQSATLHWEDVPGLVQSVSIEPGATPSDAKIKVQIQKGRGKGNAVVAFKVDGVIYWSWHVWVTDNPTNGVNYGHGTETDINGNPVAITYMDRNLGAVSYDFLGHDWHKSGGLMYEWGRKDPFPPLIYKDAQYYAVSGEVGELKHPQVDPVNTIPVKVRPYNEIEKNMKYSVNNPMTYIINTDTGGNWFSSSRYKVPGASPSYVTWDLWSDNAKGANSNGNSSNAALSKESLSYELKSELDPCPSGWRIPSYYGRETQNNNLAFFGKKGDWNNADTNVNNRQLFPDAVNPHLNGIKVYPGLGMDFGEANGGERNIGLLPVPGAYVYYPNSVSPNAPVGVMFQDNAANGGWWSSTYAYDGARIFSMISDPHRNSTSVGLHAVFNNQTNPTRSGNAVRCMKDPNLALIGDFSTEYITANQKVDVEGLNNPNSYIITNQTMLAIPVNKAFAVYSQVLTDGEKLPVTNLVARVLWTTDPGLVKSVSIMKHTTELQRSFITVSLNPQIKGNAVISLHQNSIEDPVLWSWHLWSAEEDPTKNTISYTTETPLPVQYNFINATQSKLPPLTTVFMDRNLGAISADIESGKANGLHYQWGRKDPIPNFVAGNSSRIFIGVGNNPAFPPVAGGANNPLAEINGTTYDNTFTVPYNIYSVPNSGVNKNMLYAVQNPLKFMYRPGTGNIYDGGNHYANDLTKVRDWVSDEKGKAAERWGHGGKKSPFDPCPEGWRVPDVSLVNLYNGSKGSSPWYNGYRADAYGKPGVIQDQWHSVGTYYGGTAHTNGWKFENSTYSHGHYPNDGIRGELGDAKMTLNRSGVWTAAMADLDTGFALAIQFQGDKMQTGTGVYPQAGLSVRCAKDEKRLLGTPAQATKPYTPTPSVPKATPVQSAQLQVYPNPFREIFNITQNASYEIYDFSGKLLQQGKSNNQKVNASGLQKGNYLLKLTLEDGTVASKKLIKE, from the coding sequence ATGACAAAAATTCATCTGTTAGCATTTTGCCTTTTGGCAAATTTGGCATATACACAAAAGTTAAATTATACCAAAGCTCCCAACAGTTATATTTATGATGTAGAGCAGGCCACAATCAATAATTACAGTGGTCTTTACATCCCTGTTAAAAAAGCTTACGATATGTGGGCTCAGTATGAGTATCTGAAGACTTCAGGTGCTTCAACCCCCATACCACCGGGGCAACAATCGGCTACGCTTCACTGGGAAGATGTTCCGGGGTTGGTGCAATCAGTCAGCATCGAGCCGGGCGCTACACCTTCAGATGCAAAGATCAAAGTACAGATACAAAAAGGCAGGGGCAAAGGAAACGCCGTGGTGGCCTTTAAAGTAGATGGTGTTATTTACTGGAGCTGGCACGTGTGGGTAACCGATAATCCTACAAACGGAGTTAATTACGGACATGGCACTGAAACCGACATCAATGGTAACCCAGTCGCTATCACTTATATGGACCGTAACCTGGGGGCGGTGTCTTATGATTTTTTAGGGCACGACTGGCACAAATCCGGTGGTTTGATGTACGAATGGGGACGTAAGGATCCATTCCCGCCGCTTATCTATAAAGATGCCCAGTATTATGCGGTTTCCGGTGAGGTGGGCGAGCTGAAACACCCGCAAGTAGATCCGGTAAATACAATCCCTGTGAAGGTTCGTCCTTATAATGAGATTGAAAAGAACATGAAGTATTCGGTTAATAATCCGATGACGTACATTATCAATACGGATACGGGTGGTAACTGGTTTTCGAGCAGCCGGTATAAAGTCCCTGGCGCTAGTCCTTCTTATGTGACATGGGATCTTTGGTCTGATAATGCCAAAGGCGCGAACAGTAACGGCAACAGCTCTAATGCCGCTTTAAGTAAAGAAAGCCTTTCGTATGAACTGAAATCCGAACTTGATCCCTGCCCAAGCGGCTGGCGAATTCCCTCTTACTACGGTCGGGAAACACAGAACAACAATCTGGCATTTTTCGGTAAGAAAGGAGATTGGAACAATGCGGATACCAATGTAAATAACCGTCAACTGTTTCCGGATGCGGTAAATCCACACCTGAACGGTATTAAAGTATATCCAGGCCTAGGTATGGATTTCGGGGAGGCTAACGGCGGAGAACGTAACATAGGCCTGCTGCCAGTTCCTGGCGCTTATGTATATTATCCAAATTCAGTATCTCCTAATGCGCCGGTTGGGGTGATGTTTCAGGACAATGCGGCAAACGGTGGATGGTGGAGCTCAACTTATGCGTATGACGGAGCCAGAATTTTCTCAATGATTTCAGATCCGCACCGCAACAGTACGAGTGTGGGATTACATGCTGTTTTTAATAACCAAACCAACCCAACACGCTCTGGAAATGCAGTAAGATGTATGAAAGATCCCAACTTAGCATTAATTGGTGATTTTTCGACTGAATACATCACCGCTAATCAAAAAGTTGATGTAGAAGGATTGAATAACCCGAACTCTTATATCATTACCAATCAAACCATGCTGGCGATTCCTGTGAATAAAGCTTTTGCAGTGTACAGCCAAGTGCTTACCGATGGTGAAAAGCTGCCAGTAACCAATTTGGTAGCCCGCGTTTTATGGACAACCGATCCTGGGTTGGTGAAAAGTGTAAGTATCATGAAACACACTACGGAACTTCAGAGATCCTTCATTACCGTTTCATTAAACCCACAGATCAAAGGAAATGCGGTAATCTCTCTACATCAAAACAGTATTGAGGATCCTGTGTTGTGGAGCTGGCACCTCTGGTCTGCCGAGGAAGATCCTACCAAAAATACCATTTCCTATACCACGGAAACTCCTTTGCCGGTACAGTACAATTTCATAAATGCTACGCAAAGCAAACTTCCGCCGCTTACCACTGTTTTTATGGACCGTAACTTAGGCGCCATCTCTGCTGATATTGAAAGTGGCAAAGCCAACGGATTACATTACCAGTGGGGCAGAAAAGATCCCATCCCAAATTTCGTTGCCGGAAATTCCTCACGCATATTTATCGGTGTAGGCAATAATCCTGCTTTTCCGCCTGTTGCGGGTGGCGCCAACAACCCTTTGGCAGAAATTAACGGGACTACTTACGATAACACATTCACTGTGCCATATAATATTTATAGTGTGCCTAACTCGGGCGTGAATAAAAATATGCTGTATGCTGTACAGAATCCGCTTAAATTCATGTACCGTCCGGGCACGGGGAATATATATGATGGTGGTAACCATTATGCCAATGACCTGACAAAAGTCCGTGACTGGGTGTCGGACGAGAAGGGTAAAGCAGCGGAGCGCTGGGGCCACGGCGGCAAGAAATCGCCCTTCGACCCGTGTCCTGAAGGTTGGCGCGTACCCGATGTTTCTCTGGTGAATCTTTACAATGGGTCTAAGGGATCATCGCCCTGGTACAATGGTTATCGGGCAGATGCTTATGGGAAACCCGGTGTCATTCAGGATCAGTGGCATAGTGTAGGCACTTACTATGGCGGTACTGCCCATACGAACGGTTGGAAGTTTGAAAATTCAACTTACAGCCACGGTCATTATCCGAATGATGGGATTCGTGGGGAACTTGGTGATGCCAAAATGACTTTGAACAGATCAGGTGTGTGGACTGCCGCCATGGCTGATCTGGATACCGGTTTTGCCCTCGCCATTCAGTTTCAGGGAGATAAAATGCAGACCGGGACGGGCGTTTATCCTCAGGCTGGGCTTAGTGTAAGATGTGCCAAAGATGAGAAACGGCTGCTAGGCACCCCAGCGCAGGCTACCAAACCATATACGCCTACGCCATCTGTACCGAAAGCCACCCCTGTACAATCTGCACAGCTACAGGTATATCCAAATCCTTTTAGAGAGATTTTTAATATTACCCAAAACGCGAGTTATGAGATCTATGACTTCAGCGGGAAACTTTTGCAACAAGGGAAGTCAAATAACCAAAAAGTGAATGCCTCAGGATTACAGAAAGGAAATTATCTCCTAAAACTAACGCTGGAGGATGGTACTGTAGCAAGTAAAAAACTCATTAAAGAATAA
- a CDS encoding glycosyltransferase, producing MIKVSVIVPVYNVEKYLRGCLGSLVGQTLPGLEVIVVNDGSTDGSQQIIDEFAQKYPFIKSFVKENGGLSDARNFGLRHAVGAYIGFVDSDDTVAAQMFAEMYSLAERHNAGMVICNLQKVDETGKVRQKLPQIPQLPERVVLEEHFSAFSDLSYFACNKIFRKDLFNGKKFKKGVHFEDIQLIPQLLLQCKTIAHTNEYLYNYLERTDSITRTHTAKGLDILHAVEEVTAAFERSRYAHKTRELRNFQILEGVYTFLAYLALVKDDVLYRMMSAEFKKYRTKYGFSFLEILRYQRFEKNYLLYLPTKKKIYYLLYFLKQEKLLRKLLRHRS from the coding sequence ATGATAAAAGTTTCAGTTATTGTACCGGTTTATAACGTTGAAAAATACCTCAGGGGCTGCCTAGGTTCTTTAGTGGGGCAAACACTTCCTGGTCTTGAAGTTATTGTTGTAAACGACGGAAGTACCGATGGCTCACAGCAAATCATTGATGAGTTTGCCCAGAAATATCCTTTTATTAAATCTTTCGTTAAGGAAAATGGCGGCTTAAGTGATGCCCGGAATTTTGGCCTCCGTCATGCGGTGGGAGCGTATATAGGTTTTGTAGATTCGGATGATACGGTGGCAGCGCAGATGTTTGCTGAAATGTACAGTTTGGCCGAAAGACACAATGCAGGAATGGTCATCTGTAACCTTCAGAAAGTTGATGAAACGGGAAAAGTACGGCAGAAACTTCCGCAAATACCTCAACTGCCGGAGCGGGTTGTGCTGGAGGAGCATTTCTCAGCCTTTTCGGATCTTTCTTATTTTGCTTGTAATAAAATCTTCAGGAAAGACCTCTTCAATGGTAAAAAATTCAAAAAAGGAGTTCATTTCGAGGATATCCAACTAATCCCACAATTATTGCTACAATGCAAAACCATCGCGCATACCAATGAATATCTCTATAATTACCTGGAACGGACAGATTCGATCACCAGGACACATACCGCCAAAGGGTTAGATATCCTTCATGCAGTAGAAGAGGTGACAGCAGCATTTGAGCGATCCAGGTACGCGCATAAGACCAGGGAGTTGCGAAATTTCCAGATACTGGAAGGTGTATATACATTCCTGGCTTATTTGGCCTTGGTAAAAGACGACGTCCTCTATCGGATGATGTCTGCAGAATTTAAGAAATACCGCACGAAATATGGTTTTTCATTTTTAGAAATATTGCGTTATCAGCGTTTTGAAAAGAATTATCTGTTATATTTGCCAACGAAGAAAAAAATTTATTACCTACTCTATTTCCTGAAGCAAGAAAAGCTGCTGCGGAAGTTATTGCGCCACCGTTCTTAG
- a CDS encoding EpsG family protein: MLIFVFLAVASYMEIFRLEKKQSVFVWIAALLIILAVGLRIDVGADYPVYRMLFSGFAIYTTYGDVLDKALFRPNTEEIEWIFVLINKLVFDFGLPFYIVTLVMAMITVSLKFTTIYKNVAFPALAIMFYFMPIMFFEDSGQMRQGLGIAVCVASFKFIKERNLPMFLLCIYIALGFHKTSIVFLPAYWIVKIPMNQKRIFWVLIIALIASPLELYRLADGFFSTLAPQDISGAYSGYVDDKYYGGQVETGLNDLVKLIFIVILIRYDKEGCDEVWWYEYMRNLAVFGLALFYFFRSNEIFAVRLPGAYMFFLTMFCLTNLVYAVNGRARQLLYFGFMIYFIAMFFYFGSGNGHRGGFTTDRYKNAIW, translated from the coding sequence ATGCTGATTTTTGTGTTTCTTGCAGTGGCGAGTTACATGGAAATCTTTAGGCTTGAAAAAAAACAGTCTGTATTCGTTTGGATAGCCGCCTTGCTGATTATTTTGGCGGTAGGATTACGGATTGATGTGGGGGCGGATTATCCGGTCTACCGGATGCTTTTTTCTGGCTTTGCGATTTATACGACGTACGGCGATGTATTGGATAAGGCGCTCTTTCGCCCAAATACCGAAGAGATTGAATGGATTTTTGTACTCATCAACAAGTTGGTTTTCGATTTTGGTTTGCCTTTCTATATCGTGACATTGGTGATGGCGATGATTACGGTTTCGCTGAAGTTCACCACCATTTATAAAAATGTGGCTTTCCCTGCGCTGGCCATTATGTTTTACTTCATGCCTATCATGTTCTTTGAAGATTCCGGACAAATGCGGCAGGGGCTGGGGATTGCGGTGTGTGTGGCTTCGTTCAAATTCATTAAAGAGCGTAATCTGCCAATGTTTCTGCTTTGCATTTATATCGCCTTGGGTTTTCATAAAACGTCCATCGTCTTTCTACCAGCGTACTGGATCGTAAAAATCCCAATGAATCAGAAGAGGATTTTCTGGGTGCTGATCATTGCCCTGATCGCTTCTCCGCTGGAGTTGTATCGCCTGGCGGATGGGTTCTTCAGTACTTTGGCGCCGCAAGATATTTCCGGTGCGTACAGCGGTTATGTAGATGACAAATACTATGGCGGGCAGGTAGAAACTGGCCTTAATGATCTTGTGAAACTTATTTTTATTGTAATTTTAATCCGCTATGATAAAGAAGGTTGCGATGAGGTTTGGTGGTACGAATACATGCGGAATTTAGCCGTATTCGGGTTGGCTTTGTTTTATTTCTTCCGGTCTAATGAGATTTTTGCGGTACGTTTACCGGGTGCGTATATGTTTTTCTTAACCATGTTTTGCCTTACCAATCTGGTATATGCGGTAAACGGGCGCGCGCGACAATTACTGTATTTCGGCTTTATGATATATTTTATAGCGATGTTTTTTTATTTTGGCAGCGGCAACGGACACCGTGGCGGTTTTACGACAGACCGTTATAAGAATGCAATCTGGTAA
- a CDS encoding glycosyltransferase family 4 protein, whose protein sequence is MEHIKDLIPFTNGQFYFKLAFGMVCAFLLTFYTIPAIIKISRRKNLMDEPGVRSSHLRKIPNLGGIAIFYSIGVCASIFAFELFELYKFLFASLVILLYIGVMDDIVIMRAYKKLLAQLIVTALMVIGSDVRIRSFFGLFGVYELNYFLSCGISIFTFIVLINAFNLIDGIDGLAGGYSILCSAMFGISYFRLGEYNYPLVILSGVIIASVSGFLYYNLSNYRNLKIFMGDTGSMILGFLLAFTAICFIDIFIDKNLPDVPRYHLKSAPAIAMAILILPITDTLNVFLVRVCSGKSPFLADRNHIHHSLLDLGLTHRRSTVYILVYYLFIVSVAYFLRHIDVNLLLSVIMLLGFAGAYLPKALLLMKNRTI, encoded by the coding sequence ATGGAGCATATTAAAGATCTCATACCATTTACAAACGGGCAGTTTTACTTTAAACTGGCTTTTGGGATGGTATGCGCGTTTCTGCTGACTTTCTACACCATACCGGCCATCATAAAAATATCGCGGCGGAAGAATTTGATGGATGAGCCCGGCGTACGAAGCTCCCATTTACGTAAGATCCCTAATCTGGGCGGGATTGCCATCTTTTATTCTATTGGTGTATGTGCATCTATTTTTGCGTTCGAGCTTTTCGAGCTTTATAAATTTCTGTTTGCATCGCTTGTGATTCTGCTGTATATCGGCGTGATGGATGATATTGTAATCATGCGGGCTTATAAAAAACTTCTTGCGCAACTTATTGTAACCGCCTTGATGGTAATTGGCTCCGATGTGCGGATCCGTAGTTTTTTCGGTCTTTTCGGGGTGTATGAACTTAATTATTTCCTTAGTTGTGGCATCAGTATCTTCACTTTTATTGTGCTGATCAACGCTTTTAACTTAATTGATGGTATTGATGGGCTTGCGGGTGGATATTCCATTCTCTGCAGCGCGATGTTTGGCATCAGTTATTTCCGGTTGGGCGAATATAACTACCCATTGGTAATTCTTTCCGGGGTCATCATCGCATCGGTGAGTGGTTTTTTGTATTACAATCTTTCTAATTACCGTAATCTGAAGATTTTCATGGGCGATACCGGCTCTATGATCTTGGGTTTTTTACTGGCTTTCACAGCCATTTGTTTTATTGATATTTTTATTGATAAAAATCTGCCCGATGTGCCGCGTTATCATTTGAAATCAGCGCCCGCAATTGCTATGGCGATCCTTATTTTACCGATCACAGATACTCTTAATGTCTTTTTGGTGCGTGTTTGCAGTGGTAAATCTCCTTTTCTGGCAGACCGCAACCATATTCACCATTCGCTGCTCGATCTGGGGCTTACCCATCGCCGCAGTACCGTTTATATTTTAGTGTATTACCTTTTTATCGTGTCAGTTGCCTATTTTTTAAGACATATTGACGTGAATTTATTGCTGTCCGTAATCATGCTGTTGGGGTTTGCCGGCGCCTATCTACCCAAAGCCCTTTTGTTAATGAAAAACAGAACCATTTAA
- a CDS encoding exopolysaccharide transport family protein, which yields MIPAKENTGKQNSAQAEKFGSFAFFDVESFLRRVLRNWYWFVLMAALGYAISWVYSKYYAQRVYTSSLSLSISNNTASYFTPNQSINFIWGQNGNQDGVYLKKMLLSRSHNEYLVKELGLYVNYSTKGLIKQTYLDKFDSPVFLEIDPTHLQQVDYPITLIPKGGDRYEVVLPEEKESRSLYSYETESFSYIAEYPAPKSKIITVNEWFTTPNLRFKLVKNPQKTTIELENIILTLSTVNHTVNSLVSTISVDFDKEINTIMIISKSGYNLNGTVNFLNTSVNELQKKRLIDQNTVDKNTEDYLVENLAAIRQKLDSSAAVLNNMKVKEGLYDIANRDEKVLERIKTLETQKAQILTKINSLNSIRNTLNSQNLDRMISSDAAGISDGIFNATVSELKALYLKRRELAQIYTPNSEPMREINRQINEARGNSTGSLRNYQASYMNELSKIDRDIAQESRNLTAYPEKERRYLDAERGYNMIEATYNSLLSKQNETQMRVATNKSDITVIDPAKNLGQGPIAPDVQRTKYTIIGGLLLLPLLLIAISEALDNRVRNIRELLQATRIPLLGVIGRNNHHNNLTVLEQPRASVSEAFRGIRANLRFLHKEDQQSKIILVTSSVGGEGKTYASINIASVLGLSGKKTILLGMDLRKPKIFGDFKIDNKYGISNYLTGEVEINQIINQTSIPNLHVATSGPIPPNPSELLMSEQNMMFLKELREIYDFIIIDSPPVGLVADSFELMKYANASIYVVRHEYTEKYMLKMITEKYHNHEVENLGIVYNDFQVQKGYGYSYGYGYGYGYGYFDEDKNYTEPLFIRIRNFFRRLLNRN from the coding sequence ATGATTCCCGCTAAAGAAAATACAGGTAAACAGAATTCAGCTCAAGCGGAAAAGTTTGGTAGTTTTGCTTTTTTTGATGTAGAGAGTTTCCTGCGCCGCGTTTTACGTAACTGGTATTGGTTTGTGCTCATGGCCGCCTTGGGATATGCCATTTCATGGGTGTACAGCAAGTATTATGCACAGCGTGTATATACCTCCAGCCTTTCTTTAAGTATATCTAATAATACAGCCAGTTACTTTACCCCTAACCAGTCCATTAACTTTATCTGGGGACAAAATGGCAACCAGGACGGTGTTTACCTAAAAAAAATGCTTCTTTCGCGCTCGCATAATGAATATTTGGTGAAGGAACTGGGGCTTTATGTGAATTATTCTACCAAAGGGCTCATCAAACAAACGTATCTGGATAAATTTGATTCGCCTGTATTTTTAGAGATTGATCCCACACACCTGCAGCAGGTTGATTATCCGATTACGCTGATCCCAAAAGGGGGAGACCGGTATGAAGTGGTGTTGCCTGAGGAAAAAGAATCCAGATCGCTGTATTCCTACGAAACCGAAAGTTTCAGCTACATCGCAGAATATCCGGCGCCCAAGTCTAAAATCATTACAGTAAACGAATGGTTTACAACGCCTAACCTGAGATTTAAACTGGTTAAAAATCCTCAGAAAACCACTATAGAGCTTGAAAACATCATCCTTACACTTTCTACTGTTAACCATACGGTAAACAGTTTGGTCTCTACCATCAGTGTAGATTTCGATAAAGAGATCAACACGATCATGATTATTTCAAAAAGCGGTTATAACCTCAACGGAACGGTGAACTTCCTGAATACCTCGGTAAACGAGCTACAGAAAAAAAGGTTGATCGACCAGAATACCGTGGATAAGAATACAGAAGATTACCTTGTTGAAAACCTGGCTGCTATTCGCCAAAAGTTAGATTCCAGCGCGGCGGTACTTAATAATATGAAGGTGAAGGAAGGGCTTTACGACATCGCCAACCGCGATGAAAAAGTATTGGAACGGATTAAAACGCTCGAAACCCAGAAAGCACAGATCCTTACCAAAATAAACTCGCTGAACAGCATCCGCAACACCCTGAATTCGCAGAATCTTGATCGGATGATCAGCTCAGATGCCGCCGGGATCTCCGATGGTATCTTTAATGCCACTGTTTCTGAACTGAAAGCACTCTACCTGAAACGCAGAGAACTTGCCCAGATCTATACCCCAAATTCGGAACCGATGCGTGAGATCAACCGCCAGATCAATGAAGCACGCGGGAACTCTACAGGCTCACTCCGAAATTATCAGGCCAGTTATATGAACGAACTGAGCAAAATCGACAGGGATATTGCCCAGGAAAGCCGAAACCTTACTGCTTATCCGGAGAAAGAACGCCGTTACCTAGATGCCGAACGCGGCTACAACATGATAGAGGCGACGTACAACAGCCTGCTCTCCAAACAAAACGAAACCCAAATGCGGGTGGCCACCAATAAGTCGGATATCACGGTTATCGACCCTGCGAAAAACCTGGGCCAAGGGCCTATCGCCCCAGATGTACAACGTACAAAATACACTATTATAGGCGGTTTGCTGCTTTTGCCACTGCTGTTGATCGCCATCAGTGAGGCGTTGGATAACAGGGTGCGCAACATACGCGAGTTGCTGCAGGCCACCAGAATACCGCTGCTTGGCGTCATTGGCAGAAACAACCATCATAACAACCTTACGGTACTTGAGCAGCCGCGCGCGTCGGTGTCTGAAGCTTTCCGCGGTATCCGTGCGAACCTGCGGTTTCTACATAAGGAAGATCAACAGTCCAAAATCATTCTCGTAACTTCTTCGGTGGGTGGCGAGGGTAAAACGTATGCCTCTATCAATATCGCCTCGGTACTTGGCCTCAGCGGTAAAAAGACCATCCTTTTAGGTATGGATTTGCGGAAACCTAAGATTTTCGGAGATTTTAAAATCGATAATAAGTACGGGATTTCTAATTACCTTACCGGTGAAGTAGAGATTAACCAAATCATTAATCAGACATCCATACCTAACCTTCATGTAGCCACTTCTGGGCCTATTCCCCCGAATCCTTCAGAGTTGTTGATGAGCGAACAGAACATGATGTTCCTGAAAGAACTCCGGGAAATATATGATTTCATTATTATCGATTCGCCACCTGTGGGATTGGTAGCAGATTCTTTTGAATTGATGAAATATGCGAATGCCAGCATCTATGTCGTACGCCATGAATATACGGAGAAGTATATGCTGAAGATGATCACCGAAAAATACCACAATCATGAAGTGGAAAACCTCGGTATCGTGTATAACGACTTCCAGGTGCAGAAGGGATATGGTTACAGCTATGGCTACGGTTATGGCTATGGTTACGGCTACTTCGATGAGGATAAAAATTATACCGAGCCATTGTTTATCCGCATCAGGAATTTTTTTCGCAGGCTGTTAAACAGAAATTGA